From Streptomyces sp. SAI-135:
CAGTCCCACGGCACGCAGGCCCCGGCCGAGTGTCTCGCCGAGGATCCGGACACGATCGGCCGGCAACAGCGCCTCGGGACCGGTGACCTCGAGCACACGGCCCGCGAACCCGTCGGACAGCAGCGCGCGTTGGGCTACCTGGGCGATGTCGTAGGGGTCGATGTCGGTGGTGCGCGCGTCGGGGAACGGCACCCGGACCGTGTCACCCGCGCGGATCTGGTCCGCGAGCCGCAGCGCGTTGGTCATGAAGCTCGTCGGGCGGACGAACGTCCAGTCGAGCCCCGACGCGCGCACCGCGTCCTCCGCGGCGAGCAGATACCCGGCGACCGCGTTGTCCCGGTCGCCGGTGCCCGCCGACAGTCCGGAGAGCAGCACCACGCGCCGCACACCGGCGGCTCGCGCGTCCGCGAGGATCTGCCGCTGCCCGCCGTATCCGGGCATCAGGAACAGCCCGCGTACGCCGTCCAGCGCGTCCCGCACGGTCTCGGGCCGGTTCAGATCTCCCGCCACGGCCGTCACCCCCGCCGGCAACCCCTCGCTCCGCCCGGCCCGGCTGACCGCCCGTACCCGCTCACCGGACGCCGCCAGCGCCCGCACGAGTTCGGCGCCCACATTGCCCGTCGCACCCGTCACCACGAACATGTGCTCCCCCTCCGTCGGCCCTATCCTGCGGGGGCACACGTCGGGACACCAGAGGCAGGCACGTCTTTGTCCTGCGAGTGGGAAAAGTGGGCATCAATCTGCGCACAGCTTCTTCCCAGGTGCGACAACCGCTGCTACGTTCCCCTCGAAAGCCCGGCAGACCGGTGGCCGAAAGAGGCGGGGAGGGGCTCGTGAGACGCATGACGGCACGACCCGCGAACGCGCATCAGGCCAAGCTGCTCAAACTGCTGCGCGACGGAGGGCCCAACTCCCGTGCGCAGCTGGGCGATCAGGTCGACCTGTCACGGTCCAAGCTGGCCGTGGAGGTGGACCGGCTGCTGGAGACGGGCCTGATCGTGGCCGACGGACTCGCCGCCTCCAGGGGCGGCCGCCGCTCCCACAACATCCGGCTCGCCCCCAACCTGCGGTTCCTCGGCGTGGACATCGGCGCGACCTCGGTCGACGTCGCCGTCACCAACGCCGAACTGGAGATCCTCGGACACCTCAACCAGCCCATGGACGTCCGCGAGGGCCCGGTCGCGGTCTTCGAGCAGGTCCTGTCCATGGCCGCGAAGCTGAGGGCCTCGGGACTCGCGGAGGGCTTCGACGGCGCCGGCATCGGCGTCCCGGGACCGGTCCGCTTCCCCGAGGGCGTACCGGTGGCTCCACCGATCATGCCGGGCTGGGACGGCTTCCCCGTGCGGGAGGCGCTCAGCCAGGAACTCGGCTGCCCGGTCATGGTCGACAACGACGTGAACCTGATGGCGATGGGGGAGATGCACGCGGGCGTGGCCCGCTCCGTGGGCGACTTCCTCTGCGTCAAGATCGGCACCGGCATCGGCTGCGGCATCGTCGCCGGCGGTGAGGTCCACCGCGGGGTGACGGGCAGCGCGGGCGACATCGGGCACATCCAGGCCGTGCCCGACGGCCGCCCGTGCGCCTGCGGCAACCGTGGCTGCCTGGAAGCCCACTTCAGCGGCGCGGCCCTCGCCCGGGACGCCGTGGAGGCCGTCGAGCAGGGACGCTCGGAGGAACTCGCCCTGCGCTTCGAGGCGAACGGCGGGCTGACGGCCGTCGACGTCGCCGCCGCCGCGGCCGCCGGTGACGCCACCGCCCTCGACCTGATCCGTGAGGGCGGCAACCGGACCGGCCAGGTCATCGCCGGACTGGTCTCCTTCTTCAACCCGGGCCTGGTGGTGATCGGCGGCGGTGTGACCGGCCTCGGCCACACCCTGCTCGCCGCGATCCGCACCCAGGTCTACCGCCAGTCACTGCCGCTGGCGACCGGCAACCTGCCCATCGTGCTGGGCGAGTTGGGCCCCACCGCCGGAGTCATCGGCGCGGCCCGGCTCATCAGCGACCACCTGTTCTCACCCGCGTAGGCACCCGCCTCTGTCACGGCCCACCCGCACAGCGCCCTGCTTCGCCCTGCCCTGAAACCGGCCGCACGCCCGCCAAGGGGATCTCATGGCACCAGAACCACCGCTGCTCAGCATGTCCGGCATCACCAAGTCGTTCCCCGGCGTCCGGGCCCTCGACGGCGTCGACCTCGACGTCCAGGCCGGTGAGGTGCACTGCCTGCTCGGCCAGAACGGCGCCGGGAAGTCCACCCTCATCAAGGTGCTGGCCGGCGCCCACCAGCCCGACACCGGCCGCCTGCGCTGGCGCGGCGAGGAGGTCTCCCTGCGCTCGCCGATCGCCGCCATGCGCCTCGGCATCGCCACCATCTACCAGGAACTCGACCTGGTGGAGCACCTGTCCGTGGCCGAGAACGTCCACCTCGGCCATGAACCCACCACGGCCGGGTTCGTCGTACGCGGCAAGGCGGCCCGGCAGTCGACCGCCGCCCTGCTGCGACGACTCGGGCACCCGGAGATCGATCCGGCGCGCCTGGTGGGGGAGTTGTCGGCGGCGCAGCAGCAGATCGTGTCCATGGCGCGGGCCCTCTCCCACGACGTGCGCCTCATCGTGATGGACGAGCCGTCCGCCGCCCTCGACCCGGACGAGGTCGACAACCTCTTCCGGATCGTCGCCGGCCTCACCGCCGAGGGCGTCGCCGTCGTCTACATCTCCCACCGACTGGAGGAGATCCGGAGGATCGGCGACCGGGTCACCGTCCTCAAGGACGGCCGGGCCGTCGCGGTCGGGCTGCCCGCCAAGTCGACGCCGACACGCGAGATCGTGGCGCTGATGACGGGCCGCAACGTCGAGTACGTCTTCCCGCAGCGGCCGCCCACCGACGCGAAGGGCGAGGGCAAGCCACTGCTGGAGGTCCAAGGACTCACCCGCCAGGGCGAGTTCGAGCCCCTGGACCTGGTGGTGCACCCCGGGGAGATCGTCGGCCTCGCCGGGCTCGTCGGTTCGGGACGCTCCGAGATCCTGGAGACGATCTACGGAGCCCGCAAGCCCACCGCCGGTCACGTCACCGTCGACGGAAGGGCTCTCAAGCCCGGCAGCGTCCGCGCCGCCGTCCGCGCCGGCATCGGGCTCGCCCCCGAGGAACGCAAGGCACAGGCCCTGCTGATGCTGGAGTCGGTCACCCGCAATGTGTCCGTCTCCTCCATGTCCCGCTTCTCCCGGGCCGGCTGGCTGGACCGGCGCGCCGAACTCGGTGCCGCCCGGGCGGCGACCCGTGAGCTGTCGCTGCGGCCCGACAACCCCGCCGTGCCGATCCGCACCCTGTCCGGCGGGAACCAGCAAAAAGCCGTCCTGGCCCGCTGGCTGCTGCGCGGCTGCCGCGTCCTGCTGCTCGACGAGCCCACCCGGGGCGTCGACGTCGGCGCCCGCGCCGAGCTGTACGCGGTCGTCCGGCGCCTCGCCGACGAGGGACTGGCCGTACTGCTGGTCTCCAGCGAGGTCCCCGAGGTGCTTGGCCTCGCCGACCGTGTCCTGGTGCTCCGCGAGGGCCGTGTCGTGCACCGGGCGCCCGCCCGCGAGCTCGACGAACACCGTGTACTCGACCTCGTCATGGAAGGAAGCCCGGTGTCATGACGCAGCCTGTGTCCCCGCCCCGGGGAAGCGCCGACAAAGTGCCTTCGGTGAGCGAATCGCCTGCCTGGCGCGGGGTGTTCGCCCGCGCCGACGTCCGCACCCTCTCCCTCCTCGGCGTGCTCGCCGTCCTGATCCTCATCGGCGGCATCACCAAGCCCGACGAGTTCCTCGACACCCGCAACCTCCAACTCGTCCTCACCCAGGCCTCGGTGATCGGTGTCGTCACCGTCGGCATGACCTTCGTCATCACCTCGGGAGGCATCGACCTCTCCGTCGGCGCGATCGTCGCCCTCGCCTCAGTGTGGGCCACCACCGTCGCCACCCAGGAGTACGGCTTCGCGGGCATCCTCTTCACCGCGGTGCTCGTCGGAGTCGGCTGCGGCCTGGTCAACGGGCTGCTCATCGCGTACGGCGCCATGGTCCCGTTCATCGCCACCCTCGCCATGCTCGCCTCGGCCCGCGGACTCGCCCTCCAGATCACCGACGGCCGGACGCAGATCGTCACCGTGTCCTCCGTCCTGGACCTGGGGGAGCGCGACGCCTACGTCCTCGGGATACCGCCGCTCGTCATGGTCTTCGCAGTCGTGACGATCATCGGCTGGCTGGTGCTGAACCGCACCACCTTCGGCCGGCGCACCGTCGCGGTCGGCGGCAACGCGGAGGCGGCACGCCTGGCCGGCATCGACGTCCGCCGCCAGCGCCTCTACCTCTACCTGCTGTCCGGACTGTGCTGCGGCATCGCCGCCTTCCTGCTGATCATCCTGTCCGGCTCCGGCCAGAACACCAACGGCAACCTCTACGAGCTCGACGCCATCGCCGCCGCCATCATCGGCGGAACCCTGCTCAGCGGGGGGCGCGGCACCATCACCGGCTCCGTGCTCGGAGTCCTCATCTTCACCACGATCACCAACATCTTCGCCCTGAACAACCTGCAGAGCGACGTCCAGCAGATCGCCAAGGGCGCGATCATCGTCGCCGCCGTGCTGGTCCAGCGCCGTACCGCAAGCACGACCTGAGGAAAGGGTTCACGGATATGCCTGAGCTTACGAGCCGCAGAGGACTGCTCTTCGGAACCGCAGCCGTCGGGGCAGGTGCCCTCCTCGCAGGTTGCACCAGCAATGACTCCAAGGACGAGTCGCCGGCCGCGAACGACCAGCCGGCCGCCGACGACAAGCCGGGTAAGGAAGTCACGATCGGCTTCGCCGGGCCGCAGGCCGACCACGGCTGGCTCAACGCGATCAACGACAACGCCAAGAACCGGGCGAAGAAGTACTCGGACGTCACTCTGGAGATCACCGAGGGTTCCAACGACACCGCCCAGCAGATCGGGCAGATCGAGACCCTGATCAACAAGAAGGTCGACGTGCTGGTGATCCTGCCGGCCGACGGCAAGGCGCTCACCCAGGTCGGGCTGAAGGCGATGCGTGCCGGGATCCCGGTGGTGAACCTGGACCGGATCTTCAACACCCCGCAGGCGTACCGCTGCTGGATCGGCGGCGACAACTACGGCATGGGCCTCAACGCCGGCCACTACATCGGCGAGAAGCTCAAGGGCAAGTCGAACGCCAAGGTCATCGAACTGGCCGGACTCGACAACCTGGAACTCACCAAGCAGCGCACCAAGGGCTTCGACGACGCCCTGAAGAACTACCCCAACATCAGGAAAGTGGCCCGCCAGGCCGCCGAGTTCACCGTGGAGTCCGGGCAGGCCAAGATGGCGCAGCTCCTCCAGGCCCAGTCGAGCTTCGACGCGCTGTGGAACCACGACGACGACCAGGGCGTGGGTGCGCTGCGCGCCATCGACCAGGCCGGCCGCGACGACTTCCTGATGGTCGGAGGCGCCGGCGCCCTGTCCGCCTTCCAGGCCATCAAGCAGGACAACGGCGTCCTGAAGGCGACCGTCCTCTACCCGCCGACGATGGCCGCCTCGGCGATCGACCTCGCCCGCGCCCTCGG
This genomic window contains:
- a CDS encoding substrate-binding domain-containing protein, with the translated sequence MPELTSRRGLLFGTAAVGAGALLAGCTSNDSKDESPAANDQPAADDKPGKEVTIGFAGPQADHGWLNAINDNAKNRAKKYSDVTLEITEGSNDTAQQIGQIETLINKKVDVLVILPADGKALTQVGLKAMRAGIPVVNLDRIFNTPQAYRCWIGGDNYGMGLNAGHYIGEKLKGKSNAKVIELAGLDNLELTKQRTKGFDDALKNYPNIRKVARQAAEFTVESGQAKMAQLLQAQSSFDALWNHDDDQGVGALRAIDQAGRDDFLMVGGAGALSAFQAIKQDNGVLKATVLYPPTMAASAIDLARALGQSKGIGGLSEFEIPASLTLYSAVVDKTNVDQYMSTGFK
- a CDS encoding NAD(P)H-binding protein; its protein translation is MFVVTGATGNVGAELVRALAASGERVRAVSRAGRSEGLPAGVTAVAGDLNRPETVRDALDGVRGLFLMPGYGGQRQILADARAAGVRRVVLLSGLSAGTGDRDNAVAGYLLAAEDAVRASGLDWTFVRPTSFMTNALRLADQIRAGDTVRVPFPDARTTDIDPYDIAQVAQRALLSDGFAGRVLEVTGPEALLPADRVRILGETLGRGLRAVGLGHEEARAEMEATGMPKPYVDAFFRFFVDGTLDESVVLPTVEQITGRSPRTFAQWAEDHAEAFR
- a CDS encoding ABC transporter permease gives rise to the protein MTQPVSPPRGSADKVPSVSESPAWRGVFARADVRTLSLLGVLAVLILIGGITKPDEFLDTRNLQLVLTQASVIGVVTVGMTFVITSGGIDLSVGAIVALASVWATTVATQEYGFAGILFTAVLVGVGCGLVNGLLIAYGAMVPFIATLAMLASARGLALQITDGRTQIVTVSSVLDLGERDAYVLGIPPLVMVFAVVTIIGWLVLNRTTFGRRTVAVGGNAEAARLAGIDVRRQRLYLYLLSGLCCGIAAFLLIILSGSGQNTNGNLYELDAIAAAIIGGTLLSGGRGTITGSVLGVLIFTTITNIFALNNLQSDVQQIAKGAIIVAAVLVQRRTASTT
- a CDS encoding ROK family transcriptional regulator, giving the protein MTARPANAHQAKLLKLLRDGGPNSRAQLGDQVDLSRSKLAVEVDRLLETGLIVADGLAASRGGRRSHNIRLAPNLRFLGVDIGATSVDVAVTNAELEILGHLNQPMDVREGPVAVFEQVLSMAAKLRASGLAEGFDGAGIGVPGPVRFPEGVPVAPPIMPGWDGFPVREALSQELGCPVMVDNDVNLMAMGEMHAGVARSVGDFLCVKIGTGIGCGIVAGGEVHRGVTGSAGDIGHIQAVPDGRPCACGNRGCLEAHFSGAALARDAVEAVEQGRSEELALRFEANGGLTAVDVAAAAAAGDATALDLIREGGNRTGQVIAGLVSFFNPGLVVIGGGVTGLGHTLLAAIRTQVYRQSLPLATGNLPIVLGELGPTAGVIGAARLISDHLFSPA
- a CDS encoding sugar ABC transporter ATP-binding protein, encoding MAPEPPLLSMSGITKSFPGVRALDGVDLDVQAGEVHCLLGQNGAGKSTLIKVLAGAHQPDTGRLRWRGEEVSLRSPIAAMRLGIATIYQELDLVEHLSVAENVHLGHEPTTAGFVVRGKAARQSTAALLRRLGHPEIDPARLVGELSAAQQQIVSMARALSHDVRLIVMDEPSAALDPDEVDNLFRIVAGLTAEGVAVVYISHRLEEIRRIGDRVTVLKDGRAVAVGLPAKSTPTREIVALMTGRNVEYVFPQRPPTDAKGEGKPLLEVQGLTRQGEFEPLDLVVHPGEIVGLAGLVGSGRSEILETIYGARKPTAGHVTVDGRALKPGSVRAAVRAGIGLAPEERKAQALLMLESVTRNVSVSSMSRFSRAGWLDRRAELGAARAATRELSLRPDNPAVPIRTLSGGNQQKAVLARWLLRGCRVLLLDEPTRGVDVGARAELYAVVRRLADEGLAVLLVSSEVPEVLGLADRVLVLREGRVVHRAPARELDEHRVLDLVMEGSPVS